Proteins encoded together in one Synechococcus sp. BL107 window:
- a CDS encoding fatty acid desaturase, with amino-acid sequence MTTPSYQEFTLKPFSKRSNTRALLQIANTLIPYGLLWWLMLQAAAVSLWLTPPFLIILSLFSLRSFSLMHDCGHGSLFETARLNRIFGFLLGVVNAIPQLSWSIDHAYHHKTNGDWERYRGVADFLSLDEFQNLSRKEQRIYETTHHPLMAIPGGFYYLAIKPRLDLLIGLISPKNRMWGSREELNDLCLSNLFSLIAVICLGWWIGFGLFLSLYSVVLCLTASSLIYVFYVQHIFENSYANPSQGWSPMRGALEGSSLLVLPPILQWFTASIGFHNIHHLCERIPNYNLEACHQQNQHLLQNVPTLTLGTMLQCSKFLLWDPAKMSLAEIPSQDKLSAI; translated from the coding sequence ATGACAACACCCTCATACCAAGAGTTCACGCTGAAGCCCTTCAGCAAACGAAGCAATACAAGGGCTCTCCTTCAAATTGCCAACACGCTGATTCCGTATGGGCTGTTGTGGTGGCTCATGCTTCAAGCAGCAGCGGTGTCTCTCTGGCTCACTCCGCCGTTTTTGATCATTCTCAGCTTGTTCTCGCTGAGAAGTTTTTCGCTAATGCACGATTGCGGTCATGGATCGCTGTTCGAAACAGCACGGCTAAATCGGATCTTCGGGTTCCTTCTGGGCGTCGTTAACGCGATTCCGCAGCTCTCTTGGTCGATCGATCACGCCTATCACCACAAGACCAACGGCGACTGGGAACGTTATCGAGGGGTTGCTGATTTCCTCAGCCTGGATGAATTTCAAAACCTCAGCCGCAAAGAACAGAGGATTTACGAAACAACCCACCACCCACTAATGGCCATTCCAGGTGGATTTTATTACTTAGCGATCAAACCAAGACTCGACCTCTTGATTGGGCTCATCAGTCCAAAAAATCGCATGTGGGGTTCAAGAGAGGAATTAAATGATCTTTGCCTGAGTAATTTATTTAGCCTGATTGCTGTGATCTGCCTAGGATGGTGGATTGGCTTCGGATTGTTCCTTAGCCTTTACAGCGTTGTTCTTTGCCTAACAGCCAGCAGCCTGATTTATGTGTTCTACGTACAGCACATTTTTGAAAATAGCTACGCCAATCCAAGCCAGGGATGGAGCCCAATGCGTGGTGCATTAGAAGGTTCGAGCTTGCTCGTTCTCCCACCGATACTTCAATGGTTTACAGCCAGCATCGGATTCCACAACATCCATCATCTCTGCGAGCGCATTCCTAATTACAATTTAGAAGCCTGTCATCAGCAGAATCAGCACCTCTTACAAAATGTGCCGACGTTGACACTAGGAACCATGCTGCAATGCTCAAAATTCCTCTTGTGGGACCCTGCCAAAATGAGCCTTGCTGAAATTCCATCTCAAGATAAACTGAGTGCGATTTAG
- a CDS encoding alpha/beta fold hydrolase has protein sequence MGDPTAPTAVILIHGFGANTNHWRFNQPVLGAQTPTYAIDLLGFGGSDQPRARLKDEPVTADAVHYGFDLWGQQVADFCEEVIDKPVLLIGNSIGGVVALRAAQLLGSRCRGVVLIDCAQRLMDDKQLATQPAWMAWIRPLLKTMVRQRWLSTALFRNAARPGVIRSVLKQAYPSDANIDDALVDLLFQPTQRDGAAEAFRGFINLFDDYLAPELMQHLSIPVDLIWGEKDPWEPLLEAQRWCDSINCVRSLTVIPEAGHCPHDEAPDATNEALLKTLMTSMPPLTTS, from the coding sequence ATGGGAGATCCAACGGCACCGACGGCGGTGATATTGATCCATGGCTTTGGGGCCAACACCAACCACTGGCGCTTCAACCAACCAGTACTGGGAGCGCAAACTCCCACCTACGCCATTGATCTGCTCGGGTTCGGGGGCAGTGATCAACCCAGGGCCCGACTAAAGGATGAACCCGTCACAGCCGACGCGGTGCATTACGGCTTTGATCTCTGGGGCCAGCAGGTAGCCGACTTCTGCGAAGAAGTGATCGACAAACCTGTGTTGCTGATTGGCAACTCCATCGGTGGCGTCGTCGCCCTACGAGCCGCACAACTGCTGGGAAGCCGCTGCCGCGGCGTGGTGCTGATCGATTGCGCCCAACGGTTAATGGACGACAAACAACTGGCCACGCAACCGGCCTGGATGGCCTGGATTCGACCCCTACTCAAAACGATGGTGCGTCAGCGCTGGCTGAGCACAGCCCTCTTCCGCAATGCCGCTCGACCCGGCGTAATCCGCAGTGTGCTGAAGCAGGCCTATCCCAGCGACGCCAACATCGACGACGCGTTGGTGGACCTGCTGTTTCAACCAACCCAACGCGATGGAGCTGCCGAAGCCTTCCGCGGCTTTATCAACCTCTTCGACGACTATTTGGCCCCAGAGTTGATGCAGCACCTGTCAATTCCGGTAGATCTGATCTGGGGAGAAAAGGATCCTTGGGAACCCTTACTGGAAGCCCAACGTTGGTGCGACAGCATCAACTGCGTGCGCTCGCTCACAGTGATTCCTGAGGCCGGGCATTGCCCTCATGACGAGGCACCGGACGCCACAAATGAAGCGTTGCTCAAAACATTGATGACCTCTATGCCTCCACTGACGACGTCATGA
- a CDS encoding RpoD/SigA family RNA polymerase sigma factor, whose translation MAPVATAASKPATSTRTVSVDVDLVRSYLRDIGRVPLLTHEQEITLGRQVQQLMEIETLEAELESRDGAKPARDQLAKAAELSTVQLKRKLQQGHRAKERMVAANLRLVVSVAKKYTKRNMELLDLIQEGTIGLVRGVEKFDPTRGYKFSTYAYWWIRQGITRAIAEKSRTIRLPIHITEMLNKLKKGQRELSQELGRTPTVTELAQFVDLPEDEVKDLMCRARQPVSLEMKVGDGDDTELLELLSGDNELPSDQVEEDCLKGDLRSLLGQLPHLQEQVLRMRFGMDGEDPMSLTGIGRILGMSRDRVRNLERDGLAGLRRVSDQVEAYVAC comes from the coding sequence ATGGCACCCGTCGCTACCGCTGCTTCAAAACCAGCAACTTCTACCCGAACCGTCAGTGTTGACGTCGATCTGGTGCGTTCGTATCTCCGGGATATTGGACGAGTGCCCTTGCTCACCCATGAGCAAGAAATCACCCTTGGTCGTCAGGTTCAGCAGCTGATGGAGATCGAAACTCTTGAGGCCGAGTTGGAGAGCAGGGATGGAGCCAAGCCCGCCCGCGATCAACTCGCCAAGGCTGCTGAACTCAGCACTGTTCAGCTCAAGCGGAAGTTGCAGCAGGGTCATCGCGCCAAGGAGCGGATGGTGGCGGCCAATCTTCGTCTCGTTGTGAGCGTTGCCAAGAAATACACCAAACGGAATATGGAACTTCTGGATCTGATCCAGGAAGGCACTATTGGTCTGGTTCGCGGCGTTGAAAAGTTTGACCCCACCCGCGGTTACAAGTTTTCTACCTACGCCTACTGGTGGATTCGTCAGGGCATCACCCGTGCCATCGCAGAGAAAAGCCGCACGATCCGCCTGCCGATTCACATCACCGAGATGCTGAACAAGCTCAAGAAGGGCCAGCGTGAGCTCAGTCAAGAGTTGGGTCGCACCCCCACCGTGACGGAGCTTGCCCAATTTGTCGATCTGCCTGAAGACGAAGTCAAAGATTTGATGTGCCGTGCCCGTCAGCCTGTGAGCCTGGAGATGAAGGTGGGTGACGGTGACGATACTGAATTGTTGGAGCTTCTTTCCGGAGATAATGAGCTCCCCAGCGATCAAGTGGAAGAGGATTGCCTCAAGGGCGATTTGCGCAGCTTGCTGGGCCAGCTACCCCATCTCCAGGAACAAGTGCTGCGCATGCGCTTCGGGATGGATGGTGAAGACCCAATGAGCCTGACGGGTATCGGCCGCATCCTTGGGATGAGCCGCGATCGTGTTCGCAACCTCGAACGTGATGGCTTGGCCGGTTTACGTCGGGTGAGTGATCAGGTGGAGGCCTATGTCGCTTGCTGA
- the mgtE gene encoding magnesium transporter produces MTEAAGHEAGNVTVELELVAEVVSQQLESMLSVGNYDAVKLLLKPVQPVDIAEAIGNLPTNLQALAFRFLGKDEAISVYEYLDSATQQSLLRLLRSGEMREVVEEMSPDDRARLLEELPAKVVRQLLSELSPEERRVTAQLLGYEAETAGRLMTTEYIALKENQTAATALEIVRRRARDTETIYSLYVTDAERCLTGILSLRDLVTADLKARIGDVMTGDVLSVSTDTDQEKVARTIQRYDFLAVPVVDSEQRLVGIVTVDDVIDVIEQEATRDLYAAGAVQAGDEDDYFSSNLFTVARRRIVWLSVLVVASFFTSEVIAANEAVLKQVVLLAAFIPLLGGTGGNVGAQSSTVVIRGLSTQSISVLKPLQAVLREAMAGAVLGVLMMIVVLPFAWWRGGGALVGVSVGISLLAITTLAATAGAAFPLLFDRMGLDPALMSTPFITTCTDVAGTLIYLKTAQWLLLNLPQLGQAAGISTQFLAASAF; encoded by the coding sequence ATGACGGAGGCAGCGGGGCACGAAGCCGGCAACGTCACGGTTGAGCTCGAGTTGGTGGCGGAAGTGGTCAGCCAACAACTGGAGTCGATGCTGTCTGTCGGGAACTACGACGCGGTGAAGCTGTTGTTGAAGCCGGTGCAGCCGGTGGATATCGCTGAGGCGATCGGCAATTTGCCCACCAACCTTCAGGCCCTTGCGTTTCGTTTCCTCGGGAAGGATGAGGCAATCAGTGTTTATGAATATCTCGACAGCGCAACCCAGCAGAGCCTATTGCGCCTGTTGCGCTCCGGTGAGATGCGCGAGGTGGTCGAGGAGATGTCTCCAGACGACCGGGCACGGTTGTTGGAGGAGCTGCCCGCCAAAGTGGTTCGTCAGCTCTTGAGTGAGCTCAGCCCGGAAGAGCGCAGGGTTACAGCCCAATTGCTCGGCTACGAGGCGGAAACGGCTGGTCGTTTGATGACGACGGAATACATCGCTCTCAAGGAGAACCAAACCGCTGCCACAGCGTTGGAGATCGTGCGTCGTCGCGCTCGCGACACCGAAACCATTTATTCCCTATACGTCACCGATGCAGAACGCTGCCTCACGGGGATCCTCTCCCTCAGGGATTTGGTGACGGCGGATTTGAAGGCGCGCATTGGTGATGTGATGACGGGTGATGTGCTCAGCGTTTCCACCGACACCGACCAAGAAAAGGTGGCTCGCACGATTCAGCGCTACGACTTTTTGGCTGTGCCTGTGGTGGATTCAGAGCAGCGCTTGGTGGGCATCGTCACCGTTGATGACGTGATCGACGTGATTGAGCAGGAGGCCACCCGCGACCTCTACGCCGCTGGTGCTGTGCAAGCTGGCGACGAAGACGATTACTTCAGCAGCAACTTGTTTACCGTCGCCCGCCGCCGGATTGTTTGGCTGTCGGTGCTCGTGGTGGCGAGTTTCTTCACCTCGGAGGTGATTGCAGCGAATGAGGCCGTGCTGAAGCAAGTGGTGCTCTTGGCAGCGTTCATTCCTTTATTGGGAGGCACCGGTGGCAATGTCGGTGCCCAGAGTTCCACCGTGGTGATCCGTGGATTGAGCACCCAAAGCATTTCGGTTTTGAAGCCTCTGCAAGCGGTGCTGCGGGAAGCGATGGCCGGTGCCGTTCTCGGGGTATTGATGATGATTGTGGTGCTGCCCTTTGCCTGGTGGCGTGGTGGGGGCGCCTTGGTGGGGGTGTCGGTGGGGATCAGCTTGCTGGCGATTACCACCCTGGCGGCAACGGCTGGAGCGGCGTTTCCGCTGTTGTTCGACCGGATGGGCCTGGATCCAGCCCTGATGTCCACACCGTTCATCACCACGTGTACCGACGTGGCCGGGACGCTCATTTATTTGAAAACGGCGCAGTGGCTGCTGCTGAACCTGCCGCAGCTGGGTCAGGCAGCAGGTATTTCTACCCAATTCTTGGCGGCTTCTGCTTTCTGA
- a CDS encoding glutathione peroxidase, with protein MTINISGVSVTSPDGSTKSLGDYAGKVLLIVNVASKCGFTKQYAGLQALNEAYADKGLAVLGFPCNDFGAQEPGTLDEIKSFCSATYGADFELFDKVNAKGSTTEPYTTLNKTEPAGDVAWNFEKFLVGKDGTVIARYKSDATPEALKAPIEAALAA; from the coding sequence ATGACGATCAACATCAGTGGTGTTTCCGTAACGTCCCCAGACGGCTCCACCAAATCTCTCGGCGACTACGCGGGGAAGGTGCTGCTGATCGTAAATGTGGCCAGCAAATGTGGTTTCACCAAGCAGTACGCCGGGCTTCAAGCACTGAATGAGGCCTATGCCGACAAGGGATTGGCTGTGCTTGGTTTCCCTTGCAACGATTTCGGCGCTCAGGAACCAGGAACGTTGGATGAAATCAAGAGCTTCTGTTCCGCCACCTACGGCGCAGACTTTGAACTCTTCGACAAAGTGAACGCGAAGGGAAGCACCACAGAGCCTTACACCACTCTGAACAAGACTGAACCCGCCGGAGATGTGGCCTGGAATTTTGAAAAGTTCTTGGTGGGCAAAGACGGAACGGTGATTGCCCGTTACAAGAGTGATGCCACCCCCGAGGCGCTTAAGGCTCCGATCGAGGCGGCGTTGGCCGCCTAA
- a CDS encoding CrcB family protein: MPEQQRSLTAELQELFLVALGAVPGALLRWQVALHGSDHHLLVNVLGAALLGLLAGLPAAPRRQLLIGIGFCGSLTTFSSWMLEAMQLISAGKILEASGLICLTLGLGLGAAALGLWVGQRVRRPTPPRSEP, from the coding sequence ATGCCTGAGCAGCAGCGTTCGTTAACTGCAGAACTGCAGGAGTTGTTCCTGGTGGCCCTTGGCGCTGTTCCTGGAGCGCTACTGCGTTGGCAGGTGGCGCTCCATGGCTCCGATCACCATCTGCTGGTGAATGTGCTGGGTGCTGCATTGCTCGGCTTGCTCGCCGGCTTGCCCGCAGCGCCACGTCGTCAGCTCTTGATTGGGATTGGTTTCTGTGGATCCCTCACCACCTTCAGCAGCTGGATGTTGGAGGCGATGCAATTGATCAGCGCTGGAAAGATTCTTGAGGCCTCAGGCCTCATCTGTCTCACCCTTGGGCTGGGACTGGGCGCCGCAGCCCTTGGGTTGTGGGTTGGCCAGAGGGTTAGGCGGCCAACGCCGCCTCGATCGGAGCCTTAA
- a CDS encoding CrcB family protein, whose protein sequence is MAGSALEALLVGFGAIPGAWLRLKTVNHFEPMVPKKHWGTFVVNVIACFGLGLVLALVQSCSANPRLAMLIGVGFFGSLSTFSTFAVELLNELRSGRPFVSLVLALTSIVFGLCAAGAGYGLGSYA, encoded by the coding sequence GTGGCTGGCTCCGCGCTTGAAGCGCTGCTGGTCGGATTCGGGGCGATCCCCGGTGCCTGGCTGCGCCTAAAAACGGTCAATCACTTCGAGCCGATGGTGCCCAAAAAGCACTGGGGCACGTTTGTCGTGAATGTAATCGCCTGCTTCGGCTTGGGCTTGGTGTTGGCGCTTGTTCAAAGCTGCAGTGCCAACCCACGCCTTGCGATGTTGATCGGGGTGGGATTTTTTGGAAGCCTCAGCACCTTCTCCACTTTTGCCGTGGAGCTTCTCAATGAATTGCGGTCTGGTCGCCCCTTCGTGTCGCTTGTTTTAGCGCTGACTTCGATTGTGTTTGGTCTGTGCGCAGCAGGGGCTGGTTACGGCCTGGGGAGCTATGCCTGA
- the gyrB gene encoding DNA topoisomerase (ATP-hydrolyzing) subunit B: MSDASKVQNEYGAEQIQVLEGLEPVRKRPGMYIGTTGPRGLHHLVYEVVDNAVDEALAGHCDRITVILGADGSASVTDNGRGIPTDVHPRTGKSALETVLTVLHAGGKFGAGGYKVSGGLHGVGVSVVNALSEWVQVTVRRQGQVHRQRFERGAAIGSLLSESQSEAEQGETGTTVCFLPDLQIFTGGIVFDYATLSARLRELAYLNGGVQIVFRDEREASLSDAGDPHEEIYFYEGGIKEYVAYMNKAKDALHPDIIYVNSEKDGVQVEAALQWCADAYSDSILGFANNIRTVDGGTHIEGLKTVLTRTLNAFAKKLGKRKDADSNLAGENIREGLTAVLSVKVPEPEFEGQTKTKLGNTEVRGIVDNLVGEALSQFLEFNPSVISLILEKAIQAFNAAEAARRARELVRRKSVLESSTLPGKLADCSSRDPSESEIYIVEGDSAGGSAKQGRDRRFQAILPLRGKILNIEKTDDSKIYKNTEIQALITALGLGIKGEEFDQKSLRYHRVVIMTDADVDGAHIRTLILTFFYRYKRELVEGGYIYIACPPLYKVERGKNHTYCYNESDLQKTLKGFGENAKYTIQRFKGLGEMMPKQLWETTMDPSTRMMKRIEIEDALEADRIFTILMGDKVAPRREFIETHSKELDMAALDI; encoded by the coding sequence ATGAGCGACGCTTCCAAGGTCCAGAACGAATACGGCGCTGAACAGATTCAGGTGTTGGAGGGGCTTGAGCCCGTCCGGAAACGCCCGGGGATGTACATCGGCACCACCGGACCCCGGGGTCTGCATCACCTGGTGTACGAGGTGGTGGATAACGCGGTGGATGAGGCCCTGGCTGGGCATTGCGACCGAATCACGGTGATTCTTGGCGCTGATGGCTCCGCTTCCGTGACCGATAACGGGCGCGGTATCCCCACGGATGTGCATCCCCGCACGGGAAAGAGTGCCCTGGAAACGGTGCTCACCGTGTTGCATGCCGGTGGCAAGTTTGGAGCAGGTGGATACAAGGTGTCCGGTGGCTTGCACGGCGTTGGTGTGTCTGTCGTCAACGCCCTGAGTGAATGGGTGCAGGTCACCGTGCGTCGTCAAGGTCAGGTGCACCGCCAACGGTTTGAGCGGGGTGCTGCGATTGGCAGTTTGTTGTCCGAGTCTCAGTCGGAGGCTGAGCAGGGTGAAACCGGCACCACAGTGTGTTTTCTGCCGGATCTTCAAATTTTTACCGGCGGGATCGTTTTTGATTACGCCACCCTGTCAGCGCGTTTGCGAGAGCTGGCCTATCTCAACGGTGGGGTGCAGATCGTCTTCCGCGATGAGCGCGAAGCCTCCCTGAGCGATGCCGGTGATCCCCATGAGGAGATCTATTTCTACGAAGGCGGCATCAAGGAATACGTCGCCTACATGAATAAGGCAAAGGATGCCCTTCATCCAGACATTATTTATGTGAATTCTGAGAAAGATGGTGTCCAGGTGGAAGCTGCCTTGCAGTGGTGCGCTGATGCCTATTCCGACAGCATTCTTGGTTTTGCCAACAACATCCGAACAGTGGATGGTGGCACTCATATTGAAGGCTTAAAAACGGTCCTTACCCGCACGCTGAATGCTTTTGCCAAGAAATTGGGCAAACGCAAGGATGCCGATTCCAATTTGGCTGGCGAAAACATTCGCGAAGGCCTAACGGCGGTGTTGTCGGTCAAAGTGCCGGAACCTGAGTTTGAAGGGCAAACAAAAACCAAGCTCGGTAACACCGAGGTTCGCGGCATTGTTGATAATTTAGTTGGCGAAGCCCTCAGCCAATTCCTTGAATTCAATCCTTCAGTGATCAGTCTGATCCTGGAGAAAGCGATTCAAGCCTTTAATGCTGCTGAGGCTGCACGCCGTGCCCGCGAACTGGTGCGACGTAAGAGTGTTTTAGAGAGCTCAACCCTCCCTGGGAAGCTGGCTGATTGCAGCTCCCGCGATCCCAGCGAGTCTGAGATCTACATCGTGGAGGGTGATTCTGCTGGTGGCTCGGCCAAGCAAGGACGCGACCGTCGTTTTCAAGCGATTCTTCCTTTGCGGGGCAAAATTCTCAATATCGAGAAAACAGACGATTCGAAGATTTATAAAAACACAGAAATCCAAGCTCTCATTACAGCATTAGGTCTGGGTATTAAAGGGGAAGAATTTGATCAAAAAAGCCTCCGTTATCACCGTGTTGTGATCATGACGGATGCTGATGTGGATGGCGCTCACATTCGCACCTTGATCCTTACATTCTTCTATCGCTACAAGCGAGAATTGGTGGAAGGTGGATATATTTATATCGCCTGTCCGCCTCTGTATAAGGTTGAGCGCGGTAAAAATCACACCTATTGCTACAACGAATCTGACCTGCAAAAGACGCTTAAAGGGTTTGGTGAAAATGCCAAATACACGATCCAGCGTTTTAAGGGTTTGGGTGAAATGATGCCCAAGCAATTGTGGGAAACCACGATGGATCCCAGTACGCGGATGATGAAGCGAATTGAAATCGAAGATGCTTTGGAAGCTGACCGAATTTTCACGATTCTGATGGGCGACAAAGTGGCCCCTCGCCGTGAGTTCATCGAAACCCATAGCAAAGAATTGGATATGGCAGCACTCGACATTTGA
- the miaA gene encoding tRNA (adenosine(37)-N6)-dimethylallyltransferase MiaA yields MSTQPLVITLLGPTASGKTALALELAERLELPVINVDSRQLYREMDVGTAKPTAEQQARVTHHLLDLRNPNQPITLQEFQAEATSCIERELSERGVALLVGGSGLYLKALTSGLKPPAVGPQPELRKQFSAMGQAICHPLLAAADPIAAAKISPADAVRTQRALEVLYASGQPMSGQASVEPPPWRILELGLDPSNLRQRINQRTEQLYQDGLVEETQRLADRYGADLPLLQTIGYAEALQINDGSITRASAIATTCQRTRQFAKRQRTWFRRQHTPQWLSEQDLLTEAMTLIEQHLG; encoded by the coding sequence ATGTCCACACAACCACTCGTGATCACCTTGCTAGGGCCCACCGCCAGCGGCAAAACCGCCCTCGCCCTTGAGCTGGCCGAACGGCTCGAACTGCCGGTGATCAACGTGGATTCCCGCCAGCTGTATCGGGAGATGGACGTGGGCACCGCCAAACCCACCGCCGAACAACAGGCCCGGGTAACGCACCACCTACTCGACCTGCGCAATCCCAACCAGCCGATCACGCTGCAGGAATTTCAAGCGGAGGCCACGTCCTGCATTGAACGTGAACTATCTGAACGGGGCGTCGCCCTACTCGTGGGCGGCAGCGGTTTGTACCTGAAAGCTTTAACGAGCGGTCTCAAACCGCCGGCCGTAGGTCCACAACCCGAGCTGCGCAAGCAGTTCAGTGCTATGGGACAGGCCATCTGCCATCCGCTCTTGGCCGCCGCTGATCCAATCGCCGCAGCCAAAATTTCCCCTGCGGATGCGGTCCGCACCCAACGCGCTTTGGAGGTGCTGTACGCCTCAGGCCAACCGATGAGTGGCCAGGCCAGCGTGGAGCCTCCCCCCTGGCGAATTTTGGAGTTAGGGCTCGATCCCAGCAACCTGCGGCAACGGATCAACCAACGCACCGAACAGCTGTATCAGGACGGCCTGGTGGAGGAGACCCAACGCTTGGCCGACCGCTACGGAGCCGACTTACCGCTGCTGCAAACGATCGGCTACGCAGAAGCACTGCAAATCAACGATGGATCGATCACACGGGCATCGGCGATCGCCACAACCTGCCAGCGCACGCGGCAATTCGCCAAACGTCAACGCACCTGGTTTCGGCGACAACACACTCCCCAATGGCTCAGCGAACAGGATCTGTTAACGGAAGCGATGACGCTGATCGAACAACACCTAGGCTGA
- the infC gene encoding translation initiation factor IF-3, whose translation MAPRPRFDRRAPVRELPNINDRISYPQLRVVDSDGSQLGVISREDALEVAKERELDLVLVSEKADPPVCRIMDYGKFKFEQEKKAKEAKKKSHQTEVKEVKMRYKIDSHDYDVRIGQAQRFLKAGDKVKCTVIFRGREIQHTALAEVLLRRMAKDLEEKAEIQQSPKREGRNMIMFLTPRKTPLLKKDDKDSSVHQAIRTIPAPPRSTATKVAAPQA comes from the coding sequence ATGGCTCCACGTCCCCGTTTTGACCGTCGCGCTCCAGTAAGGGAGCTTCCAAACATCAATGACCGAATCAGTTACCCCCAGTTGCGGGTTGTTGATTCAGACGGCAGCCAACTCGGAGTGATCAGTCGGGAAGACGCGCTGGAAGTGGCCAAAGAGCGCGAATTGGATCTGGTGCTGGTGAGTGAAAAAGCCGATCCGCCGGTGTGCCGGATCATGGACTACGGCAAATTCAAATTTGAGCAAGAAAAGAAAGCCAAAGAAGCCAAGAAGAAGTCGCACCAGACCGAAGTTAAAGAAGTGAAAATGCGATACAAGATCGATTCGCACGATTACGACGTGCGTATCGGCCAAGCACAACGCTTCCTCAAAGCCGGCGACAAGGTGAAGTGCACCGTGATTTTCCGTGGCCGGGAAATTCAGCACACCGCCCTAGCCGAGGTTTTGTTGCGGCGCATGGCGAAAGACTTGGAAGAAAAGGCGGAAATCCAGCAATCCCCCAAGCGAGAGGGACGCAACATGATCATGTTTCTGACGCCTCGTAAGACCCCCCTCCTGAAAAAAGACGACAAGGATTCGAGCGTGCACCAAGCGATCCGCACCATCCCTGCACCTCCACGGTCCACCGCCACCAAGGTGGCGGCCCCCCAGGCCTAA
- a CDS encoding GntR family transcriptional regulator encodes MRFHIQQESDIPASTQLYNQICFAIAARHYPPGHRLPSTRQLAMQTGLHRNTISKVYRQLETDGVVEAMAGSGIYVRDQQKPREIKTPPHIRNRGVTDLDREVRKCVDGLLNAGCTLQQTRELLTREIDWRLRCGARVLVSTPREDIGASMLIAEELEPCLDVPVEVVPMEELENVLETSSNGTVVTSRYFLQPVEELAKKHSVRAVAVDLNDFRNELAMLKELRPGSCVGLVSISPGILRAAEVILHSMRGNDLLLMTATPDVGSRLLALLRASSHVLCDRPSLPLVEQSLRQNRSQLMRMPQLHCAESYLSTDTIDLLRKEIGLQTPATAS; translated from the coding sequence GTGCGATTTCATATCCAGCAGGAAAGCGACATCCCCGCGTCGACCCAGCTGTACAACCAAATCTGCTTCGCCATTGCTGCACGGCACTACCCGCCTGGCCACCGATTACCGAGTACGCGACAGCTGGCGATGCAGACCGGATTACACCGCAACACGATCAGCAAGGTGTACCGCCAGCTTGAAACCGACGGTGTGGTGGAGGCCATGGCCGGATCGGGCATCTATGTACGCGACCAGCAGAAACCGCGGGAAATCAAAACTCCACCCCACATCCGCAACCGCGGCGTCACCGATCTCGATCGGGAAGTGCGCAAATGCGTGGATGGTCTGCTGAACGCAGGCTGCACGCTGCAGCAGACCCGTGAGCTGCTCACCCGGGAAATCGACTGGCGGCTGCGCTGTGGCGCCCGGGTGTTGGTGAGCACGCCCCGGGAAGACATTGGTGCTTCGATGCTGATCGCTGAGGAATTGGAGCCCTGCCTCGACGTGCCCGTGGAAGTGGTACCGATGGAGGAATTGGAAAACGTGCTGGAAACCTCCAGTAATGGAACGGTGGTGACCAGCCGTTACTTCCTCCAGCCCGTGGAGGAGCTGGCCAAAAAACACAGCGTGCGGGCTGTGGCGGTGGATCTCAACGATTTCCGCAATGAGCTGGCCATGCTGAAGGAGCTACGCCCCGGCAGTTGCGTGGGCCTGGTGAGCATCAGCCCCGGTATCTTGCGGGCCGCCGAAGTGATCCTGCACTCGATGCGCGGCAACGACCTTCTGCTGATGACGGCCACTCCAGATGTAGGGAGTCGTCTGTTGGCGCTGTTGCGCGCCTCCAGCCACGTGCTCTGCGATCGCCCCAGCTTGCCCCTTGTTGAACAGAGCCTGCGCCAAAACCGATCGCAACTGATGCGAATGCCGCAACTGCACTGCGCCGAGAGTTACCTCAGCACCGATACGATCGATTTACTCCGCAAGGAGATCGGCCTGCAAACCCCCGCGACCGCCAGCTGA